The sequence ACAGCGGATCGGCGCCCTCGCGGGCGCCACTGGGCCGCGCGAGCCCGAAGTCGACCACCCGCGGTCGTCCGTCGCGACCCACCAGCACGTTGTCGGGCTTGAAGTCGCGGTGCACCACGCCGACCTCGTGGGCCGCGGCCAACCCGGCGCCGACCTGCAGGTACATCGCGACGATCTCGTCGGGCGAGCGGGCGCACTCGGCCTGCCACTGCGCGAGGCTCTCACCTTCGATGTACTCCATCGCGACGAAGCCACCGCCGTGGGCGGTGCCGACCTCGTGCACGACCACGACGTTGGGATGGGCCAGCTTCGCCAACGCGCGCGCCTCCCCGAGCAGCCGCGCCTGCAGCTCGGGATCACCGGCCAACGGCGTGCGCAACAGCTTCACCGCGACCGCGCGATCGAGCTCGTCGTCGTGGGCCAGCCACACCGTGCCCATCGCGCCCGAGCCCAGCGCACGCACCACGCGGAATCGACCGAGGGTCGTCGGGGGAGCGTCGGCCCCGAACAGCGCGGCGTGGACCTGCGCGGCGATCACCGCGTCGGCGAAGCTGTCGGCGAGCAGCGGCTTGCCGGGACCGCCGGTGGTCATCCCGGCGACTCGTCGTTGCCGCCGCTGCCCGCGATCTGCTGGCGCACCTGCTCGGCCCATGCGAGCAGGTCATCCTCGCTCGGCGGGGAGGCGTCACCGGGCCCGACGAGGCGCGCGTGCACGCGCTCGCGCAGCCGCGCGAGGCCGCGACGGACACGACCGCGCACGGTGCCCTCCGGCAGCGCCAGCAGCTCACCGATCTGCGCGCCGCTGTGGCCCTCGAAGTACATCAGCTCGAGCACCACCTGGTCCTCGATCGGGATCTCGCGCAGGGCCTCGACCAGCGCCTGCGTCTCGCGGCGTGCCGAGATGATCGAGCTCGCCGACTGCGGTGCGAGCTCGTGCACGCACACGACCGCGAAGTCGAGGCCCTCGCGCTCGCGCTTGGCCCGCTTGCGGATGTACGCGAAC is a genomic window of Deltaproteobacteria bacterium containing:
- a CDS encoding sigma-70 family RNA polymerase sigma factor, with the translated sequence MVDATDDDAALLLAWRGGDARAGSALVRRRMPEIIRFFRNKVTAESDIADLVNQTFLGCVGSRDEFRHETSVRRFIYQIANNVLFAYIRKRAKREREGLDFAVVCVHELAPQSASSIISARRETQALVEALREIPIEDQVVLELMYFEGHSGAQIGELLALPEGTVRGRVRRGLARLRERVHARLVGPGDASPPSEDDLLAWAEQVRQQIAGSGGNDESPG